Sequence from the bacterium genome:
ACCTCCCTGGCCGACTACTGCCGGCGGGTCGGTCCGGGCTACGCCGAGGCGCAGACCCTGGTCCGCTGCGGGGCGTTCGACAGTTTCGAGCTGACCCGGCCGGAGCTGCTCTGGCGCCTGGAGCTGCTGTTCGAGCGCGGCAAGCTCAAGGCCGCCGCGGACAGCGGCTGCGGGGCCCTGGCCCTGGGGGTTGAGCCGTGCGGGAGCGACCGGCGGGTCGCTCCGCGCCTGCCCGAGTACCCGCGCGGTGAGCGTCTGCGCCTGGAGCGGGAAATTTTCGGTTTCACGGTCAGCGAGCACCCGCTGTCCCTGGGGGGACGGTTCCCGCCGCCAGTGCCTGGCCTGGTGCGGGCCACGGAGCTGCGCGCCCACGCCGGGCGGAACGTGCGCCTGCTGGGACGGCCCATCGCCTGGAAACGCATCCGCACCGGCAGCGGGGCGATGATGTTCCTGTCGCTGGATGACCCGACCGCGGCGTTCGAGGTGGTGATATTCCCGCGTTGCTATCGAAGCTGCGGTGCTCTGGCCCTGGGGCCGGGGCCGTTCCTGGTCAGCGGGAGGGCGAGCGAGGAGTACGGCGTGGTCACGGTGACTGCCGAGCGCCTGGAGCTTTTCGACCCGGAGCAGGTTCCCCGGTTGTATCCGGGGGGTAAGGCACCGCAACCCCAGGCGGCCGCCCGGACTGAGTTGCGGAATACACGGGCCGAGGCGCTTCCGTAGGGGCGCGGCCTGCCGTGCCCGAAAAGAAACTACCGGGCGGACACATGGGTCCGCCCCTACAACACACGACAAAGGGAGAAAAGATAACGGACGGGATATGTCTCGCCCCTGTGAAAGGCGGCGGATTCCGGCAGTTGGGGAAAAATGTCCCGGAAAGGCACTATGTTTTGACGGTGAACGGTAACTGCTACACCTGGTCCGTTGGGGCGAGCGACATGGCTTCGCGGCGGCGGTGGCGGATCAAGGCCACCTCGGCCGCCATCACGTAGACCAGCGCCGTGAGGTAGAACCAGAAAATCAGCGCCAGGATCGCCCCCAGGGTGCCGTAGACCCGGTTGATCCCCGGGTACAGTCCGATGTAGTAGCGGTAGGCGTGCTTGGTCAGCTCGATCACCGATGAGGCGATCAGGCTGGCGGTCCAGCTCGTGCCGGTGCTGACCTTGCGCGAGGGGAACAGACGGTAGGTGAAAAACAGCAGTACGAGAGTGAGGCAGAATGTCCCGAACACAGTCACCGGACCGCTGCCCAGGAACGCCTCCACTGTGGGAAGGTTGCCGCTGAACACCTGGTTCATCCGGGCCAGGCCGGGGATGAAAGTCAGCAGCAGGTTGCTCAGGATCAGCACCAGGCCCAGAAGGAAGAGCATGGCGAAATCGAAGGCCTTGCCGTGGAGCACCCCGCGCGTGCGGTCGGCCTCGAACACCACGTCCAGCACGGTCCGCAGCGTGGCGAACAGGCGGGTGGCGGTGAACGCCACACCCACCACGCCCAGGATCCCGAGCCAGGCCCGGTCGCGGATCAGGGCCTGGGTGTTGTTGATGATTCTTTCGCTGGAGACCGGGATCAGGCCCTGGATGTACAGGACGGTCTTGTCCCAGAGTTCGGAGCTGGTGTGAAAAACGAACCCGCCGATGGAGAAGATGATCAGCATCAGCGGGATGGCCGAGACCAGCAGGTTGAACGCCACCCCCGAGGCCAGGAACAGGGCGTTGTCCTTGACCATCTTGAAATAGAGGTTCTTTGTGTAGTACCATAGAGTTCGCATCTGATCGGGCCAGGCTGAGGGTGGGTGGCGAAATGCCGCATCCGGTCCGACACCAATTTAGACAGGCCCGGAAAGGAAGTCAAACCAGAAAATGAAACTCCTGTGCGTGAGCGCGGTTAAGCTGGAGCTGGCCTGGCTGCTGGAGCGCCTGGCCCGTCCCGAGAGGACGGAGGTCAAGGGCCTGAAAGCCTGGAGCGGCCTGATAGAGGGGCACCGGGTCCGGCTGGCCTGCCTGGGGATCGGCCCGGCCCCGGCCCGCAATGCGATGGAGAGTCTGCTGCAGAATGAGGCGTACGCCCGTGTCTATCATTTCGGGCTGTGCGGCGCGCTCTCCCCGGGGCTCGACCTATGCCGCCCGGTGCTGGCGCGCAGCGTGGCCGCCGCCTGGGACCCCTCCCGCGAGCCACTGGCCCTGGAGCCGGCCCCGCCCGGGGCGTTCGACTCTCTGGAGCTGCGGCCCCTGGAGGGCGCTTTCGTGTCCAACGGCCTGCCGGTGTTCAACAGTCAGGTGAAAGGCTTCCTGGCCGCGCGTTTCAAGGCCGACTGCGTGGACATGGAGGCCTGGGAGGTGGCCCGTGTCTGCGCGGAGCGGAGCATGCCGCTCACGGTTATCAAGGCGGTGAGCGACCGGGCCGATTCCTCGCTCCCGGACACTTTCCGCCGCCAGGCCCGTCCCGCCGCCCTGGCCGCCCAGCAAGCGGTGCTCGAGCTGTTGCGCCGCGTCCCCGGCTGAGTGCGTCTCGCTTGCGCAAGGCCGCCAAGTGGAGTAATATTCGCTCAGACAGTTTCCGCCACAGTCCAGCCTGAGGGGAGCCGCAGCCATGAGTCCGCTCGAAAAAACCTACCGCAAGGGCGAGGTGATAATCAAGGAGGGCTACAGCGGCCGCACCGTGTTTGTGATCCGCAAGGGCATGGTCGAGGTGCTCAAGCAGGTGGAGGGCGGCGAGGTGCAGCTCACCGTGCTCGGGCCGAACGAGTTTTTCGGCGAGATGAGCGTGCTCGACCCGGAGGCCCCCAAGCGCACAGCCACGGTCCGGGCGCTGGAGGAGACGCGGGTCACGGTGATGAGCCGCGAGGAGTTCGAGGGCTACCTGG
This genomic interval carries:
- a CDS encoding YihY/virulence factor BrkB family protein, producing the protein MRTLWYYTKNLYFKMVKDNALFLASGVAFNLLVSAIPLMLIIFSIGGFVFHTSSELWDKTVLYIQGLIPVSSERIINNTQALIRDRAWLGILGVVGVAFTATRLFATLRTVLDVVFEADRTRGVLHGKAFDFAMLFLLGLVLILSNLLLTFIPGLARMNQVFSGNLPTVEAFLGSGPVTVFGTFCLTLVLLFFTYRLFPSRKVSTGTSWTASLIASSVIELTKHAYRYYIGLYPGINRVYGTLGAILALIFWFYLTALVYVMAAEVALIRHRRREAMSLAPTDQV